From Saprospiraceae bacterium, one genomic window encodes:
- a CDS encoding S9 family peptidase, with amino-acid sequence MQPPKAIQENKSLVKHSDTRIDPFYWMNQRDSPQVIDYLNQENEYAKSWFTPYKNLEDEIYQEIVSRISPNEEAAPWFENGYWYFKKYKDGSEYPQYYRSFNLDSANPQLILDIELLAKDKVYFHLGSFSISPNNQYLAYSCDTLSRRIYNICIIDLHNGSVVAEISNSCGVEMEWSADSQFLFYISKDDSLREFKVIRHKLHSSLASDQLVYEENNDSYYVSIHLSKSRKYILIESISSVQSAVRVLPSLAPESEPELFTESIDNIEYYVDHLVDDWYIRTNWNAPNFVIMKTLENRTSMKYWEILLSHSPHIYIEDFELFSSRLVVLERSSGLQRLKVLEFSDDSYYIPFNESAYVIEFYKNKNPDSDSIYFQYSTPITAKIVYRFHFINKQRFNFWKQILPGDFQSEHYQVLRLDVMSHDSKLIPLTLIFSKNHPPSEQSPLLLYGYGSYGISIDPGFSVARLSLLDRGFVVAIAHVRGGQELGREWYEGGKLLSKKNTFYDFISCAQFVIQEKLASANKLFAYGGSAGGMLMGYILNEFPQLWKGVIAVVPFVDVLTTMLDESIPLTTGEYDEWGNPNDPIYYRYMKSYSPYDNVKNQLYPNIYIRTGYHDSQVQYWEPSKWVAKLRLNQMGSNEILFECDMDTGHGGSSGRFKPFRESARDYVFLLGVLLKE; translated from the coding sequence ATGCAACCACCTAAAGCAATTCAAGAAAATAAATCTCTAGTAAAGCATTCAGACACAAGAATTGACCCGTTTTATTGGATGAATCAGCGAGACTCACCACAGGTTATTGATTATTTAAATCAAGAAAATGAATATGCAAAGTCTTGGTTTACACCGTATAAGAATTTGGAAGATGAAATTTATCAAGAGATTGTCTCCAGAATTTCCCCAAATGAAGAAGCAGCACCTTGGTTTGAAAATGGATATTGGTATTTTAAAAAATATAAAGATGGTAGTGAGTATCCTCAATATTATCGGTCTTTTAATTTGGATTCAGCCAATCCTCAACTCATTCTAGACATTGAATTATTGGCAAAGGATAAGGTGTATTTTCATTTGGGAAGCTTTTCAATAAGTCCCAATAACCAATACCTGGCGTATAGTTGCGATACATTAAGTAGAAGAATTTACAATATCTGTATCATAGATTTACATAATGGCAGCGTGGTTGCTGAAATTAGTAATAGTTGTGGAGTTGAAATGGAATGGTCAGCAGATTCTCAATTTTTGTTTTATATATCTAAAGATGATTCATTGCGTGAATTTAAAGTTATAAGACATAAGTTACATTCCTCTTTAGCTTCAGATCAACTTGTTTATGAAGAAAATAATGATTCATATTATGTCAGTATTCATCTAAGCAAATCTAGAAAGTACATTTTGATAGAGTCCATTTCTTCAGTGCAATCAGCTGTAAGGGTATTACCATCATTGGCTCCTGAAAGTGAACCAGAACTGTTTACTGAATCTATAGACAATATTGAATATTATGTGGATCATCTAGTTGATGATTGGTATATCAGAACCAATTGGAATGCTCCTAATTTTGTAATTATGAAGACATTGGAAAATCGTACTTCTATGAAATATTGGGAGATATTGTTATCCCATTCTCCACACATTTATATTGAAGATTTTGAATTGTTTTCCAGCAGACTTGTGGTATTGGAACGAAGTTCTGGTCTTCAAAGATTAAAAGTATTAGAATTTAGCGATGATTCCTATTACATTCCTTTCAATGAGTCTGCCTACGTAATTGAATTTTATAAAAACAAGAATCCGGATTCTGATTCGATCTACTTTCAGTATTCAACGCCGATTACAGCGAAAATAGTTTATCGTTTTCATTTTATCAATAAGCAAAGATTTAATTTTTGGAAGCAGATTCTTCCTGGAGATTTTCAATCAGAGCATTACCAAGTTTTACGGCTGGATGTGATGTCCCATGATTCTAAACTAATTCCTTTGACTTTGATTTTTTCCAAAAACCATCCGCCTTCTGAACAGTCTCCCCTTCTCTTATATGGTTATGGATCCTATGGAATTTCGATTGATCCTGGATTTAGTGTTGCCAGACTTAGTCTTTTGGATAGAGGATTTGTTGTTGCAATTGCTCATGTCAGAGGTGGGCAAGAATTAGGGCGGGAATGGTATGAGGGCGGCAAGTTACTTTCAAAGAAAAATACGTTTTACGATTTCATTTCCTGCGCGCAGTTTGTGATACAAGAAAAATTGGCCTCCGCAAATAAACTTTTTGCATATGGGGGTTCTGCAGGTGGCATGTTAATGGGTTATATATTAAATGAATTCCCACAGTTATGGAAAGGAGTGATAGCCGTTGTGCCGTTTGTTGATGTATTGACAACCATGTTGGATGAAAGTATTCCACTTACCACTGGAGAATATGATGAGTGGGGCAATCCTAATGATCCAATATATTACAGATACATGAAATCTTATTCCCCTTATGACAATGTAAAGAATCAGTTGTATCCAAATATTTATATTCGAACAGGTTACCATGATTCTCAAGTTCAGTATTGGGAGCCATCTAAATGGGTTGCAAAACTCAGATTAAATCAAATGGGATCCAATGAGATTTTGTTTGAGTGCGATATGGATACCGGTCATGGTGGCTCTTCAGGACGTTTCAAGCCATTTAGAGAATCAGCAAGGGATTATGTTTTCTTATTGGGGGTTTTATTAAAAGAGTAA
- a CDS encoding MATE family efflux transporter, which produces MWLSVPIMLGSAGQNLIALTDSLFLYGYDENDFAAVGFISVFYLVLSAIGFGFSKGGQILIARKYGDGSHLQVNKFFYAILIFELILGVLLFLCLKFYSKEILSLFVQSEIILNKSIEFLKYRSYGLIFSFAGLSLLSLYMGIGKPRIILIDTVFLGLVNLMLCYVLVYGKFGFPEMGISGAGLASTISEAAALLFFIGYMALDSNVKPYRLGKLQPITYLDIRNIIKIGIPIMFQSMIGIASWFIFFSFIEKLGERALAISNLLRVLYLVFSIPCWGFASAINTMVSRTIGRGRETRVLKQVFHSSIISLLVTGILSFPFLIFSQIFLQPLLGGEHGGVYDETQPYLSLLYFILLVASFSIIYFNGVSGTGEGFKGLNIQLIGSICYLLLAYISIIYPNQLGLRWAWISEMVYWGIQCALSWWVLKSGKWYFIKF; this is translated from the coding sequence ATGTGGTTATCTGTTCCCATTATGTTGGGCAGTGCGGGTCAGAATTTGATTGCCCTTACAGACAGCCTATTTCTTTATGGATACGATGAAAATGATTTTGCCGCCGTCGGCTTTATAAGCGTTTTTTATTTGGTACTTTCTGCAATTGGATTTGGATTCTCAAAAGGAGGACAAATATTAATCGCTCGAAAATATGGAGATGGTTCTCATTTACAAGTGAATAAATTTTTTTATGCAATATTGATCTTTGAATTGATTCTAGGCGTTCTATTGTTCTTATGTTTAAAATTTTATTCCAAAGAAATTCTTTCGCTGTTTGTTCAATCGGAAATCATACTCAATAAATCAATTGAATTTTTAAAATACAGAAGCTACGGATTAATTTTTTCATTTGCCGGCCTTTCTCTTCTAAGTTTATATATGGGAATCGGCAAACCAAGAATCATTTTAATTGATACCGTTTTTTTAGGGTTGGTAAATTTAATGTTATGCTATGTACTTGTTTATGGTAAGTTTGGTTTTCCAGAAATGGGCATTTCTGGAGCAGGCTTGGCGAGCACTATATCCGAAGCTGCAGCACTTCTCTTTTTTATTGGATACATGGCCTTGGATTCCAATGTTAAGCCATACCGACTCGGTAAACTTCAACCCATTACATACCTAGATATCAGAAACATTATAAAAATTGGTATACCAATAATGTTTCAATCGATGATTGGCATTGCCAGTTGGTTTATATTTTTTAGTTTTATCGAAAAATTAGGAGAAAGAGCTTTGGCGATCTCGAATCTATTAAGAGTGCTTTATTTGGTTTTTTCAATTCCCTGTTGGGGGTTTGCTTCTGCAATCAATACCATGGTTTCACGAACAATAGGGCGGGGCAGAGAAACACGAGTTCTGAAACAGGTTTTTCATTCATCCATCATTTCACTATTGGTAACAGGAATATTGTCCTTTCCCTTTCTAATTTTTAGTCAAATTTTCCTGCAACCACTTCTTGGGGGAGAACATGGAGGAGTTTATGATGAAACCCAGCCCTATTTAAGTCTATTGTATTTTATTTTGCTCGTGGCTTCTTTTTCAATCATCTATTTTAATGGTGTTAGCGGAACTGGTGAGGGTTTTAAAGGTCTTAATATACAATTGATTGGATCAATTTGTTACCTCCTTTTGGCCTACATCTCTATAATATATCCGAATCAATTGGGTCTTAGGTGGGCCTGGATCTCAGAAATGGTGTATTGGGGTATCCAGTGCGCTCTGTCCTGGTGGGTTTTGAAGTCCGGAAAATGGTACTTTATCAAATTTTGA
- a CDS encoding AAA family ATPase → MKLSKLEIKGFKSFANETVIHFNEAITGIVGPNGSGKSNIVDAIRWVLGEQKGRELRLEQMSDVIFNGTKKRKESPMASVTLSFENTRQILPIEFQQIAISRLLYRSGESEYRINNVPCRLKDITSIFMDTGIGADSYAIIALGMVEDLLSNKESARRKMFEQAAGISKYKSRKRESINKLKATTEDLARIEDLLFEINNNLVELEKQAKRAKKFYELRDKYRNAGLKLSAMTISSLKEQIGILSTQIDQQIGILSEKEVELITQEAENEKYKKDHLDKERSLSEFQKKANDLLDFIRSIETEIQVFEQKNGLLKIR, encoded by the coding sequence ATGAAATTGAGTAAGCTAGAAATCAAGGGATTTAAAAGTTTCGCAAATGAAACTGTCATACATTTTAATGAAGCCATCACAGGGATCGTCGGTCCCAACGGGTCTGGAAAATCAAACATTGTAGATGCTATACGTTGGGTTCTTGGGGAGCAGAAAGGACGCGAACTGAGATTGGAGCAAATGTCGGATGTGATTTTCAATGGCACCAAAAAAAGAAAAGAATCCCCAATGGCTTCTGTTACACTCAGTTTTGAAAATACACGACAGATATTGCCAATAGAGTTTCAGCAAATAGCAATTTCAAGATTGTTGTATAGAAGCGGAGAAAGTGAATATAGAATTAATAATGTTCCTTGTAGATTAAAGGACATTACCTCCATTTTTATGGACACGGGAATCGGAGCAGACAGTTATGCGATTATTGCTTTGGGCATGGTAGAAGATCTTTTATCCAACAAAGAAAGTGCTAGACGCAAAATGTTTGAGCAGGCTGCTGGAATATCGAAATATAAATCCAGGAAAAGAGAGTCAATCAATAAATTAAAAGCAACAACAGAAGATTTAGCAAGAATTGAAGACCTGCTATTTGAAATTAATAACAATTTAGTTGAATTGGAAAAGCAGGCTAAAAGAGCCAAAAAATTCTACGAATTAAGGGACAAATACCGCAATGCAGGTTTGAAGTTATCCGCAATGACAATAAGCTCTTTAAAGGAGCAAATTGGAATTCTTTCGACTCAAATAGACCAACAAATTGGGATTTTATCCGAAAAAGAAGTGGAATTAATTACTCAAGAAGCAGAAAATGAGAAATACAAAAAAGATCATTTGGACAAAGAGAGAAGTCTAAGCGAGTTTCAGAAAAAAGCCAATGACTTATTAGATTTCATTCGATCCATTGAAACAGAAATCCAGGTATTTGAGCAAAAAAATGGTTTGCTGAAAATCAGATAA
- a CDS encoding zinc-binding dehydrogenase, which translates to MKAAFIHHINQPLEIRDVSLPKSRNGYKSVKVLYAGLNHRDVWISKGQYAGIKLPIIPGSDLIGLLENRKVIVNPAFNWGDNEKVQSRGFSILGLPENGSLAEFTLVPETNIFPSPEHLEDYQSASLPLAGLTAYRSLITKGNAQKGEHVFISGIGGGVALYAMQFSLALGCKVFVSSSSQSKIETAISMGASGGVNYQQENWESTLVDMSNGIDLVIDGAGGAGFNKLLKVMNPSGRICIYGGTQGLIQNISPQNLFWKQISIYGSTMGSPSDFENMLKFVNTHKIVPIIDSVFNLDQVNDAFQRMNNGLQFGKIVIQIGEK; encoded by the coding sequence ATGAAGGCGGCATTCATCCATCATATCAACCAACCATTGGAAATAAGAGATGTTTCTCTCCCTAAATCGAGAAATGGTTATAAATCAGTCAAAGTACTTTATGCAGGACTTAATCACAGAGATGTCTGGATTTCTAAAGGGCAATACGCCGGCATAAAACTTCCAATTATACCCGGATCTGATTTGATTGGATTGCTTGAAAATCGAAAGGTTATTGTAAATCCTGCATTCAATTGGGGTGATAACGAGAAGGTGCAATCCCGTGGCTTTTCCATTTTGGGATTACCTGAAAATGGATCTTTGGCAGAATTTACCTTGGTGCCTGAAACCAACATCTTTCCTTCACCTGAACATCTTGAGGATTATCAATCTGCCTCTCTGCCACTTGCTGGATTGACTGCCTATCGATCTCTGATAACTAAAGGTAACGCCCAAAAAGGTGAACATGTTTTTATTTCAGGAATAGGTGGAGGCGTGGCTTTATATGCAATGCAATTTAGTCTTGCCTTGGGTTGCAAAGTTTTTGTAAGTTCTTCTTCTCAATCAAAAATTGAAACAGCCATCTCAATGGGTGCATCTGGAGGTGTAAATTATCAGCAGGAAAATTGGGAATCGACTTTAGTAGATATGAGCAACGGAATTGATTTAGTCATTGATGGTGCAGGCGGTGCTGGATTTAATAAATTGCTAAAAGTAATGAATCCTTCAGGCCGTATTTGTATTTATGGCGGCACTCAAGGTCTCATACAAAACATTTCTCCTCAGAATCTTTTTTGGAAACAAATTTCCATTTATGGATCTACAATGGGGTCTCCTTCTGATTTTGAAAATATGCTGAAATTTGTAAACACCCATAAAATAGTTCCAATAATTGATTCTGTTTTTAATCTGGATCAAGTGAATGATGCTTTTCAAAGAATGAACAATGGTCTACAATTTGGAAAGATTGTTATCCAAATTGGAGAGAAATGA
- a CDS encoding metallophosphoesterase family protein yields the protein MKIGLLSDTHGYFDSKLNIFFSEVQQIWHAGDLGNIEVYESLSKIAQVRLVFGNIDSNAIRQISKEFLMIEQGQTKVLMTHIAGSFQNYNPKVRELIQIHQPNVLVCGHSHILKIAFDKKFNLLYINPGAYGLQGIHKHRTALRFNINQSGLSDMEILELPKKKIDSSHTQTDDTKI from the coding sequence ATGAAAATAGGTCTGCTCTCGGATACCCACGGCTATTTTGATTCAAAACTAAATATTTTTTTTTCAGAGGTGCAACAGATTTGGCATGCTGGAGATTTAGGCAATATCGAAGTATATGAATCTTTAAGTAAAATTGCCCAGGTAAGGTTGGTTTTTGGAAACATTGACAGCAATGCAATACGTCAAATATCCAAAGAATTTTTAATGATAGAACAGGGCCAAACAAAAGTATTAATGACTCATATTGCAGGGTCGTTTCAGAATTACAACCCAAAAGTCAGAGAATTAATTCAAATTCACCAACCCAATGTATTGGTCTGCGGGCATTCGCATATATTGAAAATTGCATTCGACAAAAAATTCAATCTGCTATATATCAATCCAGGAGCGTATGGCCTTCAGGGTATTCACAAACACCGAACAGCCCTAAGATTTAATATTAACCAATCTGGACTTTCCGATATGGAAATTTTGGAATTACCCAAAAAGAAAATTGATTCATCCCACACACAAACAGATGACACTAAGATTTAA